The proteins below come from a single Balaenoptera musculus isolate JJ_BM4_2016_0621 chromosome 1, mBalMus1.pri.v3, whole genome shotgun sequence genomic window:
- the LOC118882863 gene encoding 2-iminobutanoate/2-iminopropanoate deaminase-like yields MSSFIRKVISTAKAPAAIGPYSQAVFVDRTIYISGQLGMDPASGQLVPGGVAEEAKQALPNMGGILKAAGCDFTNVVKTTVLLADINDFNTVNDICKQYFQSSFPARAAYQVAALPKGGCVEIEAVAVQGPRDSITLSGPSVI; encoded by the coding sequence atgTCGTCTTTTATCAGAAAGGTGATCAGCACCGCGAAAGCCCCAGCGGCCATTGGTCCCTACAGTCAGGCTGTGTTCGTCGACAGGACCATTTACATTTCAGGACAGCTAGGAATGGATCCTGCAAGTGGACAGCTTGTGCCAGGAGGGGTGGCAGAAGAGGCTAAACAAGCTCTTCCAAACATGGGTGGAATTCTGAAAGCAGCAGGCTGTGACTTCACGAATGTGGTAAAAACAACTGTTTTGCTGGCCGACATAAATGACTTCAATACTGtcaatgacatctgcaaacaatATTTCCAGAGTAGTTTTCCTGCAAGAGCTGCTTACCAGGTTGCTGCCTTGCCCAAAGGAGGCTGTGTTGAGATTGAAGCAGTAGCTGTCCAAGGACCTCGTGACAGCATCACTCTAAGTGGGCCCAGTGTTATTTAG